In the genome of Triticum urartu cultivar G1812 unplaced genomic scaffold, Tu2.1 TuUngrouped_contig_6833, whole genome shotgun sequence, the window ATGGGGAAGACGACGGATGCGGGGTGTGCGTGGGTCggaaagagagagaagagaggagGCTGCGGGTGGGGCCTCGCCCTGCCGGTGGACCCCCCGGGGATTGAAAAGTGCTATGGTGGGCTTCTTCTACCACCATGTTATATGGGCTTCTTTCGTTGAGGGATGAAACATTCGGAGGGCCTCTTTTGGGCTCTGTTCTCTAAACAGGAAAGGCTGCTTGGGCTACATCATAAATTTCCCTCTAATCTAGAAAACAATCACCCCTCAAAAAATCTAATCTAAAAAAAATCATTCGCAAAAAACATAATATTTCTAAATTTTTTGTAGGATCTATCTTCGTTTTCACTGTTAATCATCAAATGATGCATACATCATCCACAAGTGTTTTTTAATTACAAGGGGATTTACAATCATAGCAAAACCAATTATTTCATTCACTGCTTTGGCAATGCTTGAACTGGATGTTTGGAATCGCCATCATCAAATCTACAGAGTCTGCCTAAATTGCTGCTCACAATTGCCATCACCAAATCCATACTTTAAGGGAAATGTTAACTGGGAAATCGTAAATCAGGCGGTGATAGTTTTCTGGAAAAAAATTGTCTTGTACTCCTATACCATAAACCGTCATCCTCTTCTAAAGAAAATGTCATCCTTAATAAGGAAAACTACTAGTGAAAACGTTCTTAAATGTCATCCCTTCTTTGGGAAGGTTCGCTGGGCATTAGAGTGCATAAAGGGAAATGTTAACTGGAACGGCGTCATTCCAAAGTTTTTCATCCAAGCATGCATGTAAGTTCAAACAATCGGGTCAGCGATGGCAGCTTCAGGGCATGAGCAATGGAAGCATCACCTTCATGCTGCTCCATCCATTTGTTTAGACATAAAGTATTAAAACGACCATTTACACTTATCTTCACCCAACCGAGGCAGCCATATGCAGATGTCATCATAGTGGACCCATCTCAATTCTTTTCTCCCCCATCTATTTCTTCCTCCTTGGTTCTTCACCTTCTCTCTCCCCCTTTTTCCTCTTTCTCTAGCTTTTCTCATGGAGCACCTACCTCCTCTGCAGGAGACCGGTTCCTGTGCAGAGCATCACCCGAACCTGAGTTCCAGGCTCCGAGCCGAGCTGGACCTGCGGGGCAGCACGTTGGCCATGCCCTCAGAACAAAGGAGCACGCACCTGCATTCTATCTTCGTTAGGCTGCTTTCAATCTTTTTGTTTTGGAGAAACTGGCTCCAGTAGCAAATGCCGCAACGAGCAGAATATAAATTTTCATCAGGGACACAAGCCACCTACACGAGAGCACAGATCAAACACAGCGAAATACACAGCCACTTTCCCCAGATTAGATTTGGTGCATGGGATTGTTTGTTTGGGCTTCAGCTTCGACAGAATCAGCTGCGGATTCACCGTGCTGACATGGCAAACCCAAATCAGATTTTGGCTGATTATTCAGAGCTGATTCAAAATAACTGTTTGCTTCAGATTCAGCTTCGAACCTGCTTCCTAAAGCTGAAACACCACCATATTCTACATACATCACCAACTCCCAAGGCAATTTTAGGATAAGGGAACCATATTCATCTCAAACTGGGGAACAAAACTCATAACAGTAGCACTTTCCCTTAACAGGAGCAAAATGTGACAAGGCAAAGTTTTCACCAACACGATCATAAGTTATCAACTTAAAAGTGCTGTAAACACAAAGGAACCATCCTCCTTCAACATCTAAAGGCCCGACATACTGTCTATTCCATGCAACGGCAATCTAAGACCTGGGCTTCTCCTTCTTTTCCTTGAAGAGGGCAAGCAGAGACACACCAGACACCTTAACGACCTTGAACCGAACACCGGGAATATCTCCCACAGCATGTCCCTTACGACCGAATCCAGCAATCAGCACCTCGTCCTGGACAACAGGTGAAAGACAAACTTAATACCTACAGCAGGAAGAAGAACATACGTGTGAAAAGTACCAAGATGGAGAACATACATTCTCCTCGATGAAGTTCAGGCAACCATCATTGGGAACGAAGGCAGCGATCTTCTTTCCGTTCTTCACAAGCTGCACACGAGCACACTTACGGATGGCAGAGTTAGGCTGCTTGGCCTCAATACCACTGCAATAGCAATAGTCATCATATATTAGCTTCACCCCATAAAAACAAGGGTGAGAAGAAAAACATATTGCCCATTTCAACATACATCTTCTCCAAAACAATGCCCTTGGCATGAGATGACCCGGCGAAGGGTTTCTTCCACTCGTTACCCAAGTGGCTCTTCTTGTATGCCTTGTCAGCCCACCTCTGGTTCCTGCGGTGGGTCTTGAGCTTGCGCCCAGCTCCCATACCACGTGTCTTACTGCAATGCAAATAATTCACGGTTAACACAGCAAAAGCAACAGACTCCTGGTCTGCATCACAACAGTCGGACATTGGATTCATTTAAAATCAGAAGGCTATATCTAGAAAATAAGGACCACCCTACAGCGCAAGTGTACGGTCGCTAACGATTCAAAGAGAAACAGTCTAAAATGCTTAGTTATGCAGACTTTCATATCATTTAGGAGTAGTAGAACAAAATCTCCTAGTACATGTTGGAAGTAATTACTCAAAAAACATGGTTAAAAGAAACAGATTTACTACCAAATCAGGATGATTTCTTATCGAAGTGTATGCTACCAGCATAACCTCCCAGATCCAAGTTTTGGGCCAAGAAAATATGACTACACGGCAGCAACGAATTAATATCGCTTATGAATATGTTTAGTGCTGACGTTGTATAATCTGATCAGCACTTGACCGTCCATAAGCTCGACGCGCAGTGACAATCTGCCCGGTCTAATCTAACCAAAAGCTCACGCCATGCCCCTAAATCACGCGGTACAGAAGGCAGACGACTATCCATTCCAGATCGCTAATCCTAGCCAAGAAGCAACCATGGAAAATCAACCGGAAGTATGTGACGGCGAGCTTACCCCATGTTGGCGAAAGGGGTGGGAAGAACtccgacgaggaggcggcggcggcggctgggcgaGGGAGCGCGAGctgggagcggcggcggcggcaataGAGGTGAGGGATGAGGCCGAGGAGGCGGAGCTATTTATATGTGCCCGCTTTGGTGGCTTAGGGTTTTCTTGTGGGCTCGATGCTTTGAGATTCGTGATGGTCGATGCAGCTACGGTTCTGATGCGGAAGAGGCGAGGGATACGGACGCTGGACCTGGTCTGCCACGTGGACATGTGGAAACCCTCTTGATgtttagagcatctctagcacaCACCGCATCCTGCCGGCTCGCAAAACGTGTTTACAGTTCGTGAAAAAACGGCTTTACGGGCCGGCGCGGACGGTCGCAGAGACAGATCCCTAAATAGACTTGTATAAAAGATATTTGCGGAATATACCATTTTATGGGTCGGCTTTACAGGGTCTGCTCTTGCACCGCTGCATCCCGCATCCCGCTAGTCCGATATATCAATACCACAACACAAAAATAAAACAAACATCCACACTACAAAATAATATTTCAAATCACGGAAGCaaactaaataattattcaataCCAACACAATACAATAATTATCCACATCACACATAATTATTCAAATCTCCGAAGCAAATTAAATAATGCAATACAAAACTTGTCCCGAATACAAATACAAATGAATAGAAAAATGAGTTTATTACTGTCCAGCCCTTTGTCAATGGTGCTTAATGAGATCCTCCTGAAGCTGAAAGTGAGTGTGTGCATTTTCAATCTCCTTATAGGTCTGAAGAAAAGCTCTAATGCGGTTGAAAGTGCTAGttgtcgactagaggggggtgaataggcgatttttgtGAAAGTCTCCAAAACACAGGGGCTTTGGAGATAAACGATaaaaatgaacctattgatatgcagcggaaggtagactacactagacaagccatagccaagtaagcaatgaagtgaaaacACGAAGACTATCaacagctaggtagtatggaccaggatggaagatagtatgaagccaaactgTAAAGAATCTTCACttagtgaagtcaatcagatcatacagacatgcaatgacttcacgaagacaaactgtaaagtaaagggaagtgaaggatagaaccagtagaTTGATGAAGACAAGgctttggtagaccagttccagttgctgtgacaactgtacgtctgattaggaaggctgagattcaactcagaagaccgcgtcttcaccttattccccttgagttaaggacacacagtcctcgcccaatcactctggtaagtcttcaaggtagacttccaaaccttcacagacttcgttcaccggcgatccacaatgactcttggacgctcaaaatgcgacgcctaaccggccgGAAGATTCAcggtcctcaagtgtaacaagtcttcaggtcacgcagacagaaagacttcagtgatgcctaacactcgttggctctaggtgttttgggctttgtcctcgcaaggatctctctctttCAAAAGCTTCGGAGGTGGgggtttctctcaaacgacaaaagccgtgcactaactctaagcagccaccaatttatgatgtaggggtgggctatttatagccaggaggcaacccggcctgatttgtccaaaatgaccctgggtcactaaggaactgacacgtgtccaacagtcagatttcaaacacacgcggcagcttgacttgggctacaagttaagatgacttatccagctctggataagattttctctcattgtcttcgctcgaagccataggatttggttgagcatcacatctgtcactctgactttgttcacttggaccccacttaacagtacagtggttcctatgactcaacaaagaagaaaaggaaactacaaaacaactatgtcttcgcactccatagtcttcatgcgatgtcttctcatgtcatagtcttcaatgtgaatatcttcacagaccatcattagcttcaatgccttcacacatttttaggggtcatctctggtaggtaaaccgaatcagtatgagactactacctgtgttatcctgcaattctcacaaacacattagtccctcaaccaagtttgtcgtcaatactccaaaaccaactaggggtggcactagatgcacttacaatcttcccctttttggtgattgatgacaaactggttgaagttttcaacggggataaaagtatgtgaaggTTGAGAATTACGacattgtcttcataagtagcgaaaggctccccctgaagatgtgcatataagtagtttgcttttgaatgcaaatgcacatggcatgttttactttgtggagatcctcttcaacttatggagacaattcatcatgcatataaatatataacaaagataatgacatgcataatgaaaaatggacgtctgcggaATGACTTCATGTGAAATTTATCATTGCATCACagagtagcagacgaccatcgagtttaagtgttacaacccaaagaaccaaatgtatcaaaaaaatgagagttgtaaacacttggCAAAATTAGTGCAACCACCCATtaggacccgcttgaagactataaactcgtatgcttctcccccttttgtcagtaatgaccaaaaaggtttgaagacatagaatGTCTACTTGTTCCCATCAGGAGTAGATGTAGGTGCAGGGTCAACGTTGGAGTTCGGTGGTGCAGAAGGTCTTGGTGCAGCGTCGAGATGCAGTGAAGCCATGGTTGGTGAAGTGGCGTCGTCTTCTTCATCTATGACTCCCACAACAACAATTGCAGCCGAAGACGAGTACTCAGAATCTTCTATTGATGGAGTGCGGCGCCATCTTGCATTGCGTGGAGGTCTGGAATCAAATTTGAAGCCCGCAGCGAAGCCATCTTCGCGGAGATCTTTTTCAGGGCATAGTAGTGTGAGACTCTTCCAGGACCGCCGACAGGCTTCATGGGCAACGAACGAGTTCTTGGTGGCCAAGTTTCTGATgtgattgacatccaccaagataCTCTTCATTTGACGCTTGAGCCAGCCATGATGCTTGTCCTGCTTCTGATGTaaggccacaagaagctctcgatCATTGAGAACACAAGAATGCTTCTGAGGCCTTTGAGCtattgtactgtcagtggcttcggTGTTGGCACGGTGAGGCACACGTATATTGCCAGCCAGAGGATAAGCAGGAGTTGCAGCATTGGGGACATGAATGCCTTCTATTGGTTGTGTAAAGCTTTGATGATTAACATTATGAAGATATAGCGgctccttagcaggctctgggtagaTGGCTTCGACGGACAAATCAACCTCAGGAAGAAATACAAGATGGTTGCGCGCTGAGGGCTAATAATCAACAGAAGAGTGGAGCTTGATCAGgcgcatcacccatggagcataaaacttcagGCCAAACAGATCAATCCCAGAGGCAGCAAGttgtctgatgaagaaatctTGGGTGTTGAATCTGATGCCATTGATGATGTAAAACATCAAAGTCTTCATGGCTCCTTCAAGTTTGGCTTCAGAAGTATATCCCTTGATTGGCCATAGAGTACGCCTCAAAATATGATAGACTGTGCGTGGCAAGTACTCGAGGTTTTTGATGAAGAATTCCTTGGGATATTCAGCATCTTggggcagtggcttcatcatactgagcatctcgctcatattgggttcaggcctctggaagaTGCTCTATAGTTCATCGCGATGACGCTGACAACCAGGCTCATAGAATTCGACCGGAGTGGGCAGGGaagtaagctcaatgatgtcctgagcttt includes:
- the LOC125531137 gene encoding 40S ribosomal protein S23, encoding MGKTRGMGAGRKLKTHRRNQRWADKAYKKSHLGNEWKKPFAGSSHAKGIVLEKIGIEAKQPNSAIRKCARVQLVKNGKKIAAFVPNDGCLNFIEENDEVLIAGFGRKGHAVGDIPGVRFKVVKVSGVSLLALFKEKKEKPRS